In one window of Sandaracinaceae bacterium DNA:
- a CDS encoding tetratricopeptide repeat protein: MGGLGSGRRTLAAQLCLREPSALHIDFLAAEWADAAAAALLQLSAATGYPEVAPQPGSLNELRAYTLSLVERLEAERLLVLSTSAVHPDESRPGARSERLGVVLQALRGHARRVEIGAPGSGLHAAPGSVLTAPLEPFVVRSSAVEAERFGAFQSVAEQVTAAVGAHRVHPVALRLAIGAAILGTSAERAAHLTRQPASGIPALARCIVVGARQHPALTSSLRRLVALRRPLQRALVLQAVDAPETYIPLLTECVGYGDPLRVPDAVARQMRAALGRGEQPDDHARLAATYRTLDGVNDPADASAATVTYWVEKLHHLAHGGADTQTEWQAQRIVLPDLYWDRGRAASLAGDFAGAVRIFERCVREFPDDDYAHHYLGYNLLRSKAPGDTERAEASYRRAIELTPSNPRWNRRLVCSLIRHAPAAARAEWELALGRVDPYGDQLMTNPWLRAELLAPVASAWLQAGRADLAKAVIGSLPEPSSDDREEYRQVFDEVAVEHDAWTRYLDKELVESGAALAIRDRVEEVWRALEGAFESLVPLPYCGLHPEGGAELAWRLRDWYVRVEFPDDPDEYDAWTVINPEGRVEGGDLEPTDPVFLTAFRRFLDAV; encoded by the coding sequence ATGGGGGGGCTCGGATCCGGTCGTCGCACGCTGGCGGCGCAGCTGTGTTTGCGAGAGCCCTCTGCGCTTCACATCGACTTCCTGGCGGCTGAATGGGCGGACGCGGCGGCGGCGGCGCTCCTCCAGCTCAGCGCGGCGACCGGCTACCCGGAGGTCGCTCCCCAACCCGGCTCGCTGAACGAGCTCCGCGCCTACACGCTCTCCCTCGTCGAGCGGCTCGAGGCCGAGCGGCTGTTGGTGCTGTCCACCTCGGCGGTGCATCCCGACGAGTCGCGTCCCGGTGCCCGCAGCGAACGGCTCGGGGTCGTCCTTCAGGCGCTGCGCGGGCATGCGCGTCGGGTTGAGATCGGCGCGCCGGGGAGCGGACTCCACGCCGCACCGGGGTCGGTCTTGACGGCACCCCTAGAGCCCTTCGTCGTTCGGTCCAGCGCTGTCGAAGCGGAGCGGTTTGGGGCGTTCCAGTCTGTGGCTGAGCAAGTCACGGCCGCGGTTGGAGCGCACCGCGTCCATCCCGTGGCGCTGCGTCTCGCGATAGGCGCAGCCATCCTTGGAACCTCTGCGGAGCGCGCCGCGCACTTGACGCGGCAACCCGCGTCCGGGATCCCGGCGCTCGCGCGCTGCATCGTGGTGGGGGCTCGGCAACACCCGGCGCTCACGTCTTCGCTGCGCCGGCTCGTCGCGCTTCGTCGGCCCTTGCAGCGGGCCCTGGTCCTGCAAGCGGTTGACGCTCCGGAGACATACATCCCCCTTTTGACCGAGTGCGTGGGCTACGGCGACCCATTGCGCGTACCAGACGCGGTGGCGCGGCAGATGCGCGCCGCTCTCGGGCGTGGGGAGCAGCCGGACGACCACGCCCGCCTCGCGGCGACCTACCGTACGCTCGATGGCGTCAACGACCCAGCCGACGCGAGCGCCGCGACCGTCACCTACTGGGTCGAGAAGCTGCATCACCTCGCGCATGGTGGGGCTGACACTCAGACCGAGTGGCAGGCACAGCGCATCGTGTTGCCGGACCTCTATTGGGACCGTGGCCGGGCCGCGAGCCTCGCCGGAGACTTCGCGGGCGCCGTTCGCATCTTCGAGCGGTGCGTCCGAGAGTTCCCTGACGACGACTACGCTCATCACTACCTCGGTTACAACCTCCTACGCTCAAAGGCCCCAGGCGACACCGAGCGCGCCGAGGCGTCGTACCGCCGCGCCATCGAGCTGACCCCGTCCAACCCGCGGTGGAATCGCAGGCTGGTATGCTCTCTCATTCGGCATGCTCCTGCAGCGGCCCGTGCAGAGTGGGAGCTTGCGTTGGGCCGCGTTGACCCCTACGGCGACCAGCTCATGACCAACCCGTGGCTGCGCGCGGAGCTGCTCGCTCCCGTCGCGAGCGCGTGGCTGCAAGCGGGGCGCGCTGACTTGGCGAAGGCGGTGATCGGTTCGCTCCCGGAGCCATCGTCCGACGACCGTGAGGAGTACCGACAGGTGTTCGACGAGGTGGCCGTGGAGCACGACGCGTGGACTCGGTACCTCGACAAGGAGCTCGTCGAGTCCGGCGCGGCCTTGGCGATTCGCGATCGAGTGGAGGAGGTCTGGCGCGCCTTGGAGGGGGCGTTCGAGTCCCTGGTGCCGCTCCCGTATTGCGGACTCCACCCGGAGGGGGGCGCGGAGTTAGCGTGGCGCCTGCGCGATTGGTACGTCCGCGTCGAGTTCCCGGACGACCCGGACGAGTACGACGCTTGGACGGTGATCAACCCTGAAGGACGAGTCGAGGGGGGAGATCTCGAGCCCACCGACCCGGTGTTCTTGACCGCGTTCCGCCGTTTCCTCGATGCCGTCTGA